TACTTGCTTCCCAAAATAAAGAGCTGCCAACACCTTCGCCCAGTGTGGCTCAAGGTTCTTTACGGACATCAGCAAACCCCTTGACCACATTGAGCTCCCATTTATCCCAACAGCTGGCTGCTGCTGCCGGATTAGCACAAAGCCTCGCAAGTCAATCTGCCATCATTGGTAGTGTGAAGCATCTGCCCCCTGTAAAGCTACCTCTCAACAACCCTGGCAGCACTACAGTTCCACCCAGTAACGCCTCTTCATCTACTATTAACGTGTTGGCTGTAGCCGTTACCACACCACCATCAGATAAAGTAACTTCAAGTTCTGCTGCGTCACAGCTTAGCACCCCACCAGTGTCATCAACATCATCACCAGCTTTTGCAATAAGCAGTTTAATAAGCCCTGCACCTAATCCGATTCTACCTCAGCCACCAGCTTGTAACTCAATGTTCTCAAGTCCTTTACCTAGTATCGGAGCAGCCACCGATGAATTAAACTCCTTGTCTGCATTGGTACAGCAGAGAAAAGGAAAACCACCAAATGTGACTGCCTTTGAGGCAAAGAGTGCTTCGGATGagtcattttttaaacacaaatgcaGGTTCTGTGCGAAAGTCTTTGGGAGTGACAGTGCCTTGCAAATTCATTTACGTTCTCACACTGGCGAGAGGCCATTCAAATGCAACATTTGTGGCAACAGGTTCTCCACAAAGGGAAATCTGAAAGTACATTTTCAGCGTCATAAGGAAAAATACCCCCATATTCAGATGAACCCCTACCCGGTGCCAGAACATTTAGACAATATTCCCACAAGCACTGGTATTCCATATGGAATGTCTATCCCACCAGAGAAACCTGCAACCAGCTGGCTAGACAGTAAGCCTGTCTTGTCTACATTGGCAACAGCTGTGGGACTGCCTCTCCCTCCAACAATTCCACACATGACCCCATTTATCAAAACAGAGGAAACGTCCCCAATATCTGAAAGCCATTCTTCAGGTAGCCCTCTTGGCTCTGTCAAAAGCGATCTTGAGGCCCCTGATGCCACCAACTTAAAAAACAACTTGATTGGACAGCCCGACGAAGGAGAGGGTGAATCATTGCCTTCTACAAATTGTACATCCGAGGAAAACCCTCAGCTCTCCAACACATCCACAATTAACACCAGCTGTCCTTCAACTCCTCCTGCAACAGACACAAGCACTAACAGTATTGTTACATTCAGTAACCCTCTGATTCCTCTGATGTCAGAACAATTTATAACAAAGTTTCCTTTTGGTGGACTTTTAGATGCTGCACCGGCTTCTGAAACATCAAAATTGCAGCAGCTTGTTGAAAATATTGACAAAAAGGCAAGTGATCCAAATGAGTGTGTTATTTGCCATCGAGTTCTTAGTTGCCAGAGTGCGTTGAAAATGCACTATCGAACACACACTGGAGAGCGGCCATTCAAGTGTAAAGTTTGTGGCCgtgctttcacaacaaaaggaaATCTAAAGACCCACTACAGTGTCCATCGTGCCATGCCTCCACTAAGGGTTCAACATTCTTGCCCGATATGCCAGAAAAAGTTCACCAACGCTGTTGTGCTGCAGCAGCACATCAGAATGCACATGGGTGGACAGATTCCCAACACACCCGTCACAGAAAACTATCCTGAGTCAATGGAGTCCGATACTGGGTCTTTCGATGAGAAGACTCTTGATGACTTAGATTACTTTTCAGATGAAAACATGGAAGACTGCCCCGACAGCAGCGTGCCCGATACCCCTAAATCTGCAGATGCATCTCATGATAGCTTGTCCTCTTCCCCGTTGCCTTTAGAAATGTCAAGCATCGCTGCTCTAGAAAATCAGATGAAAACAATAAATGCAGGACTTGCTGAGCAGCTCCAGGCAAGCTTGAAATCTGAGGCCAACGGGTCGGTGGAAGGGGACGCTATGACCAATGATTCCTCATCAGTTGGTGGAGACATGGAAAGCCAAAGTGCTGGGAGCCCTGCTATGTCAGAGTCCACCTACTCAATGCAAGCATTGTCTCCATCCAACAGCACAAATGACTACCGAAAGTCACCAGTCAGTGAAGAGAGACAGCAAAGAAGACAGACCCATGAGTTCGCTAATGGCTTCTCTCCAGCTCCTGCCAACGGCGGCCCCTTGGACCTGACATCGACCCACGCAGATAAAATGGTAAAGGAAGAATCTTTTAATATGTTATTTCCTTTCAGAGAACGGGCTAAATTTAGAAACACCGCATGTGATATTTGTGGCAAAACATTTGCTTGTCAGAGTGCCTTGGACATTCATTATAGAAGCCATACCAAAGAAAGACCATTTATTTGCACAGTGTGCAATCGTGGCTTTTCCACAAAGGGTAATTTGAAGCAGCATATGTTGACCCATCAAATGCGAGATCTTCCATCACAACTTTTTGAGCCCAATTCTCACATTGGCACTAATCAGAACTCTTCACTTATACCTGTTaatgctttgtcagccttcataaaAACTGAAGTTAATGGTTTTATGCATGGCTCTCCTCAGGACATTAAAGAACCTCCTCCCAGCATCGCTCCGTCAGGACACCTGGCACCTTCGGCCACATCTCCCGTTCTATTATCAGCTCTTCCAAGAAGAACTCCCAAGCAGCACTATTGCAATGCATGCGGGAAAACCTTTTCATCCTCTAGTGCGTTGCAGATCCACGAGCGGACGCACACTGGGGAAAAGCCTTTTGCGTGCACTATCTGCGGAAGAGCTTTTACCACAAAAGGCAACCTAAAGGTATGGTTACTCTTTTGCTTGTTTATAGTTCACAAGATGGGAACACCAACGGGGGTTCACAAGAGAACCGTTCTTAAGTTGTTAAATGTCGTGGGTgctaaaagaaaagaagaggggggACCTCGTCTCTGTAGAAAGAGATAATGGAGGATTCCTCATCAGTGTTTTTAAGAACGTGGTAGATCGAATACCATTTGTTCTTAATGAAATATGAGTGGGGCTAAGGGTCCTTGAAATGAGTACATTTGTGTGTAGAAAGATAGAAGCTAAATGTTTAGCGGAGGTCGGTAGAGTAATTATTCAGTGTGATCCCCTCCTGTGCACCTTGCATTGGCTTGTCCATTACCACAGCCAGCTCCTTGTTTAGGCCTTTTCTCCTCACATCTAGTATCAATGAGTGTCAAAAGGCACTCACAGGCATTCAGTGAAATGTTAAAAAACCAGTATAATTAGTAAAGCAAACCTAAGGCACTATGACAACCAATAGTCTAACTGGGGAGGTCGAGCATTGGGTGGAGTTGTGCTCCAGTGCTGGTGGTGCAGGAGTGCAAGGGTGGTTAAAGGAAATGAGATGTATGATCTGATCCACTGACATGTTGGGCTTCAGTAACTCGGGGATACCAACACCAGAATGAATATTCCTGCTGTGGGCCTGTCGCAGGAAGACGCAGAGGATCTGTGTCAGGAGGGGCCACAAGGCACAGAGTTTTTACCCACTGAATGGTAATAAGTGTGCTTCGGAGAATCCAGGAGGGGCAAGGTGGgaaccagggtggtaatgagggttgCCCCATAAAAAAGTCAAATATGTATTTCTTTGCCACAAGCATAATGTGAATGAGTAAACTTAAGTCCATGTATGGCGGCCCAAATCATTTTGCTCGGTTTTAATTTGAGCAGAGCAGAGGTTTCCCTATGCAAAGTTTATGATCAGAGTTAAAATCCAGTCTAAATGTTCCTTTGCTTTTCCTGCCTTATCTTGAACTGCACCATCAAGAGCAACCTCCCTGTTGTGCCAGGGCCCTCGACTGGCTCCCAGCCAGGGAAGCATTTCAGATGAAGACACTCTGCCTGGTGCAGAATACTGTTTCCATCTTGGCTTCCAATACCTGAGTAACACTTTGGTGCGATGCCAAACGCCACGGTCTTAATATTTCGGCTGTTTTCACTCGCATGTTTGCAGATGTATAAAAACATATTTGGCAGCAGATTTTTCGATAATTGGCCTCTCTCTTTGGAATGTTCTCTCAAAAGGGCAAGAGTACAAAAAAAGATTGGAGTCCATCTTTTGGAAAGTACTAAAGAAAAATGATTTTCATAATGATTTCTCAAAGTAAGCTCTGACGAGTGGTGGATGAATGATGGAgttttgcctgtgttttttttgtcaaataagCCAGTTACAAAGTAGTTCATACAGTAAATTGTTTGGGGTGATAACTTCTCCAATGACACTTGGCTCTCACCATTCTTTAAAGTTAATTTGTAGCTGCCCCTACGCATTGGAGAATAGGTGAAGGCGTGCTATCTTAATGTCAGTTATGTTTCATTGGGAAAACCCAATACACGTTTCTGAACGGTGGTGTGCAAGCTCAGATTGGTGTATTCAGAAATATCTCTTGGCCCACTTCATCATTCTCTTGGTCTTGTTGAATTCATCAGATGAGCCCTGCAGTTAAATACCTGTAATAGTATTGATGTGTATAGTTCAACAGAATCAATTATATTTCTTGTTACTCCAGAACAAAAAAGGTTTTTGTGGCATTTACGATGCCTTTCATTTGCCCAACTAACATTATGCAGCAATGTTAGGTAAACTAAATTCAGAATCCAATAGATTCATCCTTTGGACTCTCACTATGCCTAGGTGACTCCAATATAGAGTACACGGTTGCATCTTTGTGTGTTCAGTATTTATCGAGGCAAGACATCAGAAGGTCAACAGAATACATGTCCTCAGTGTAGTGTTATGTGGAGTTCCGCCTGTCTCAGTCTGCGCGAGTCTGCACAGTCCCTCCCCACTTTAGCAGTTTTCTCTTCAAAGTTTGTGTGAGTGCAGCACTGTCAGTCCAATCCACAGCTCCCAGCCACACCCCGGTGGATGCATCGTGTTTCGTGAGGGCCATTATAGGATCTCCTGGCTCCAGGTGAATGTTTTGAGAATTCTGATCTTTCACGAGTTCTAAGGAAAAATAATATCTTGATAAGTGTTTGAACTTTTCAGAACGAAGCAATTGAAGGCTTGTAGGTCACCAAATCACGACAGTGACACTTTGTATGACCTTACTTTGGCACACTGGGTGAAGCTTTGGCAGAAAATGAACCTGGTTAAAATGAACCACCGTCTCAGTTTAATAAGACATGAATTAAGACGACGCATATGCATATATATAGAGTCACAGTTTTAGTTGTACCCACACAcggacatgcatgcatgcatgaatgtaCAAATGTGTACATATGTAAACACATACTCCTGACAcacgtggacacacacacacacattcacatgcaaggacacaaacattttaaaaacagaaaacataGTGGAAATAACATACAGATGTGcgtttataaaacgtttatttgAATCAAATCCTGAATTAACAATTTATTTTCTTGTGAGGTAATCACATTTCACTGCATAAAAAGGAAGCTGCCTCTCTGAACTATTGTTTTTCAGTTGGTTTCCTCCCTGTTTGGGAACCTCTGCTGGATAATCTCTCCCAGGCATGTGCTGCTTGTAGCTTGGatgcacatttgtttttattttagtgctTAACATATATCAATCAGCAAAAAACGAACGTTGCCATGTATATAATAGTCATGACAGGCTTCTTTTACAATTATAATTTTCCTCCTTTGCTTAAACCAAAGTGACTTGATGTGTCTGTAATGAGTACTTAAGTGTAACAAAAGGCCTGGTGGTGGGTTCAAGTGACCAACGCACGGAACCAATACAAACAATACTTTAGATTTTGGAAATATACATCGCATTTTGAGCTCACAAAATCCATTCTTTAAGTTACAGATTACCAGAAGAAATATCTGGAACCTGTCAAACCAAATTGTTGTACACATATTTATGAGATCTGCATATTATTTATATTTCCCGATTAGTTGTACGATCAACTCCACATTATCTGACATTCATCACCACATCCTTAAAAGATTCTTAAATCCAGTGCCGGATTATAAACAAATATGTTGTTGCATGTACAGGTCGCTTCACTCCATTTTTATTCCTTAAACCAAATTTATGTCTATTTACCAACCACTTCAAACTATTTGACTGTTAGACAACTGAATTTCGTATGGTTTATTAAGTCGGGCCATTTGAAAAATTACTTTAGATCTATAATAACGCAATAATTCATTAGCAAGGTGAAATGGTTATTTGTTGGGGGTTGGGCTGAATAATTTTTTGGCAAGAAGCTTTTTCCTTTGCGATGCCCTTCCTCAGGAAATTCATTCTACTCAGACCATGAGACGGTTAACTGTGTCATTAAATTGGGTAACTGTAACACCTCTTGCCCATAGCACTTAGAAAACAATCAAATGAAGCACTGTGTGGAGAATAGTATGGTGGTAGTATAGGTATATTTCAAGATATACATCTGACGTTAAACACAGGGGTATGATTGACTTAAGGCGCCAAGGAAATGTGACTTTGCACCCGTACATTGATTTTCTGACACGTAATATAATAGCATTAGGAGAGTTGAATTTTACGTAGAATTAAATTTCTTCCTAAAGAGAGGTAGTGGGCTTCGCAGGGAGGTACTATCTTGCAAAATAAGTAAATATGGTTGTGGCTTCTGACTAATGTTTGCATCGTTCATTAACATCCTGGATACGACCAGAATGTCGGGACTAAACCtgtaaccagtatgggcatggatcATAGTCACCCTAAACTAAGAGGGGTTTAGGGCAAAATAATTTCTCCCTGGGGGAAATGCAGAAACACGTAGCCTGTTCAAATGCCTTTTTGCTAAGTTTTTATACATGTGCAAATGGGTATTATGTACATTTGCATATTTGTAAATGTTAAGACGTGTGTTCTTCTGGAAAATGTTACAGTTATCCAGTAGTACTGTGAATACACACACATGTGCAAACCCATTCTAGAGATAGCTGCAAACTTACAGATGTAGATTTGTACATTGGGTGAAACCCTGGGTGCCAAAAGTATTAGCTTTAAGGGTTGCTTTAAACAAGACTAAAAAATCAGAACTCATTTTGCACACAAATAAAAACACGacataaatacattttttgactCCCCAATGTCAAAATGGTAAAAATTAATGATGATGAATTATCAAGTGTTGGTCAGTAGGCCTCTTTCACGTAATACCTCGTGAGAGGGACGGAGGAGTGGCTGTCGCATCATACTTCACTAAGAGGTAAGGCGCAGTCACACGCGGAGAGTTCAATTGGTTCCAGTGGTTGCAGGCCCTGCTAGGTGAGGGCTGCAGGGAACATGATGAAAGAGGTGCAGACATCGGATGATTGTTGTGAGTGCCGCGGTTTGTCCATGGATTGCGTGCAGTCCAGGGAGCATGTCAGCGCTGTCAACGGCGGGACATTGTTCCTCTAAGTGATTGAAAGAGGCAGAGGCCTAGAGCGCTGCAGACCTCTTTGGCTAAAGTCTTGTGTCAGCTGGAGACCTTTGTTAATGGGGTTTCCTTGTGAGCTGCAGTGCAATAGCCCAGCTCGTTCCATATGTCTGAGTACAGCTGTTGCACACTGACTACATTGTCATTCGTAGCCAAGAGACAGATCCATCAACCTATTACTGGAGTACTTTTAGTAGCATCGGGATACAAAGATAAAATAACACATTTGAATGCTTCTTTGTCATTGGTGTTAAACTCAAATAACAAATATGGCATCAGTATAAATAttcttttataaaatattttcCTTAAGTTTGGTGGAGGGCGACCACCTCACTGATTAGGCTGTTACATGTGTACGGGTACATTAGCTGAACGAAAGAGCTATATTGCTTTAAATTCTCCCTTTTCCTGGAGCAGTTAATAATTGGCattcaaaatggccgcaaccaggGCTGACCTTTCTGCCTCTAGTGGAGCTGCTCTTTTGTCAGCTAACAAATTGCCGCACTCCCGGAGAAACTCAACACGGACAATGTGCAAACCCCAGGCCTCCCTTCTACAGGATGTCAATGGTGGTGAATTGGGCACTCGTCTATTTTGATCTTTTGACACACTCACACAGTAGGTATAATTATAATTCTTCACTTGGATTTTTTTGCATATGCACTGAACAATGGATATTAGGCTCTAAGCTTATGTACATGTGCGGTGCTGTCAGCTAACTAGATGCTACAAACATATCAACCCTAAAGAGACAAAATATTTTTTACAGCTGATCTTTTTTCCCTTATCCATAAATGCCATTTAATTGTGCATATTTCTGGAGAATGAAGCATAGAAAGGCTGTCCTTTCAGTGCAAAATACAATGCTTACACCAAGTATAACACTTTGCATATTGCATGTCTGTAGTAaagtgctgcacacatgcaacGTTGAAAACGtgtggagaaataaaataatttctccaaGTTAACACTGCCTCAGAAGGGTGTTCTTTTTTGGCTCAAGTTactgtctacaaatgttagtagataggactttgcatcaaaacccatgggcggTAGAGTAGGAACACGTGTAAAACCCATGGTGCATCTCCGTAACAAAAAGTATTGTAAAGCAGCATTAGTGATACTTTTATGTGACTCTAGGGCTACTGTCCAGTGCAAAAAACGTTTTGCACTGGAAATTAAATTCTAAATCAATAGTTTGCACCTGTTTTTTCACCGCTCTGATGCAAATAGGAGGTATATTTTCCCTCTATTGCTTTGTAGAATATGATGGCCATCTTCCATGGCCCATGAGTTAGCCCATTTACATTTTAGGTTGTCTTTGTTTATTCTTGGTGCCACCACTTTGGCCAGTAACAGTCTACTGGCTGTAGGTGGAATAAAGTATGAATTATAGGTTCAAACCTCTCTGCTATAATCCCTAGGAAAGACTATTCTGACTTAAAGTCTTTAAAGTGAAGTATACAAACGTGCCCATTTGCTTACTTTGCGTATTCAAAGATAATTTTCTGTACACTAAGTAACAAAACACCTGCTTTTCCCATCTGATTTCTCCCATACTTATGGCATCATCTCCTCGTTCTTGCCACTACAGAGTTTGGAGGCAGCCAATTAGCAGCACTGATTTGTCAGCCAGCTTGCATTACCTCTCTTTGCACCCTTCTTCCCTCACTTCTCCCCTCCAAGTTTTTTTAGCAGGGGTGGCTcatccgttagggcggaggagtgtcgcaccccaccagcagcaggagctgctaaacctttgaaaataaaattataataaaccatgtttattatcattttattttaaaagggggtgggccatgggggtgacgagtgtgaggggagtgcacagatcaTTCCCCTCAGTGCAAATGTatatttggccagccgtctcgggacggccaaacacacatgtgcccaaagggtctctccaactcagcactgTGTTGCAGAGTTGGAAAGAgccagcccaggctcccagtctttgttgaagtgcccagccagggcgctccagccaatcataacgctgctttaagcagtgtcatgattggtggcagagcaggctgggagcctgcagtgcagcgaAGAGCGGGGTTGACGTCCAGGtccgtttattttttttttttttgtttagattcatatttgatttttgttttatccCCCGCCCCTTTTTGAAGTTGCCAGCAGCGACTGTTTTTGTGTGCTTTTCTTCTAATACACATCGTTTCTTGTTTCCTTCTAAAAGATCATGCACCCACTTCTGTAGCATGTGCCATTAATTTCTCAGTAACTACAATAATGCAAAAATAACAACCAACTAGCTAGCTCTTGTTACCTGAATAGCATTTGTCTGAATCTTGTAATTGAAGCATCTCTAACCTTTTCATGTGCTACCTCTTCAAacccaggttcaaattttacagtgtgtggatgtaaagatactactcgtaaatgccccttgtgaatttccaaagtcataaacttagaccaaacatctaagtttaccttagtGTATCGGGCACATAGTTTCATCATTGAATACCATATATTCTGCAAAGCATTAGAGTATTGCTCTATTATATCTTGTTACTTATTCGTCCTCAACTGCTGTGTTCCAGTTGCTTTCAGCCTAGGTTCTGTTTTTTGGGAGATTTCTTGCTAACTAGATAAGTTTGTGTTTTTCTAAAAACGTCTGACATCAGACTGTGCTGTAATATAGCCCTATATTAGAATCACAAGTAGAATGACATGTGACACTTAAGTCTTAACTAATACATCGAAGATAGTTTACAAATGCATTTAATCAAAATATATGAAACAATATCACCTAAATGAGAGTAGGAGACAGTAATACAacactacaaatgttacagtggtTCTGATTGAATTGAGATGAATTTTCACAGAAGATAACATTGTCATCGTGTCCTACGTCTTACATTGTTAAAGTTGCATGTGCTCGAAGACCAACgacagtgggagggagggtgaaaTGTTCTTTTGAGCAATTAATAGGCAAATGATAAACATAATAATTTGTCAAATTTCCTAAAAAGATAACACTTTCTCCTTCTCATCTTGCTGATGTATGGGTGGCAATCTAGGATTTTATTCTGGTCTAACTAAGACAAAAATAAATGGCCACCAGTGCATGTGAATGGAAACCCATTTACAGTGCCCatctttgaagtttttttttatatcttcaCAAAAAAATATGCAAGATGGCCTCCCATGTGTCCAAATGCATGTAACAGTATCTTGGAATTATTTGGCCACCATAGAATGCTAAAGCAACCATACAGTGACAATGCCGATAGGTGTACGCCCGCCCCTACTGGTTTTGTCAGTACAGTTTGTAAAACGAGAAGCAACGGAAGAATATATTCTGTAATTTCTCTGTGGTACATTAATTGGGAGTAGCCTGCTTGTGTCACACAAAAATATTGTTAGCGAACTGGCATGAATCATAGGACCTCACCTCCCAGGGCTGTTTGCTTTTTTTTCCTGAGTTTTCAGACAAGAAATAAGGAGTGGTTGCTGGTGAATAGATACCATTATCTACCAACACTGGAATTTATCGGTTCTGCTCCTTTTCCTCATAATTGTAAAGATTACCACACTTGTCACAGTTTCACCACCCACTCCATCTTGCCGATTTCAACAAAAATAAATTGGTTTCTAGCTCACTTACACCAAACATTACTAAAATAAGCATTTTCAATGTCAATGTGTCTCTTCTGTGAAACCTATTGGCTATGACAGTACTTTTTGGCAATGatgtacatcagtggttcccaaacctttgACTTCTGAGCATCCCGGCTTTATCATTACTGCGACCCGCGGACTCCCACTGAAccattattagaatccagggacccctcactgagtcattactggaagccagggacccaggcaaaaacattgttgatgatttgaaccgcaaaacagaacacaaaaaatacagaaacaagcatttcacCAAACACATAGACGAATGATAatagattttatttaatttgcaagcaaataaaataaaaataatatttttgtttttaataggaaGATTGAAGCTTTTCGAAATTAAATTGAAGCcatacatcgtccatactatattctgtttgatgcaccagcactgctcccacaaatcaatctgaggatactaatttaatttttatccttcaatttcaaattccttgacatttacagtatgttttcaaATCTTCAATTGTACATTTTGGCACTTTATTTATACACATTTTATTAATCTTTTATTATTAGGTAATTTTCTAAGCCAGGGGAAAGAATGTAAACATTGTGTAATTACCCCTCACACGCCTAGTGTTTTGTATCCTGATGGAGTCACCACACATGACAGTTGTGAGAGGTTCAACATTTTCCATAATacagtaaaaagaagaaaattatTCTTTGTCTGAAAATTCTCATGCTGTTTTGTCTATGTCCTTTCATGTATTTGCCTAAGCTACTCTCTCAGAGGTTCAGTTAATTTTACTAAAATTGGGATGAACCAATGTCATTAGGTGGTGATCCTAAAGTAACTTCTCATTCTAGACACATTCTACACATTTTGGGGCATTTAATCCTAGTCTGGCACAGTGTCATCTGCCAGAACATATAGCAGAATAGTTTCAGCAATTAGCTCAGCGTTGGCTCAAGTAGCTTTCCTTGAACGTCTAAAAATCGTCACACTTTTTTTCGCAGTCTTGCTGTTTGGTTGAGACACATCTGAATGTTGTTACTGACATTGAGCAAGCCAGGTAGTCAAAGCAGAAATAGATACAAACTCCCAAACCGAAGCCACCAATATCCTCTAATGTCCGCATGTATTGAGATAGTTGTAATATATCTAATCTCTGTGCTGTTGCAGCTGTTAATGCCACCATTGATTTCTATGTGCTTCCTTATGTGAATCGAAAAGTGACAGTGTCTCAGGGCCACTACGTATTCAGAGGTGTTATTGTGCAAGTTGAGATATTTGTCCGTAAGATACCCCGTTACAATGCAGATTTGTCTGAAATCTTCCAATAATTTATCCACAGCACAGTGCAGTAGATGTGAATTTAAACAGCCATCACTATTTAGCGGGTGGCTGCTCAGTAATGTTTCTGTCCTGACCTGTGTTAAAATTCCTTTAATTGGGCATGTGATTATATGCATCTGTAATTGCAGTCATAGACTTTGCAGCTGGAATTACATTCATTGTGGTCCCTTTTCAGCCCCAGGAGCCCCCACCAAGCCCCCATCAACTAATCGTCTCACCCCGTGGGGTGAGTGCAGTTTTTAAAATTTGCACGGCACCCACTGTTGGGCCGCTGCCCCTAACCGGTCCAATCCGGCCTGCACCTGCCCTGGAGGCGCGCTATGCCTTGGTGCGCACCCCCTGCCTAGATTCTGGCCTTTTTGATATCATTCAAATTGAAATCTACCTGGAAGGAGATACAAGTTTAAAGTGTTCATCTTCCTGTCTGTAAACTCTTCTATGAACTGCGATTGGGTGTCAGTTTGCCTTAACCCAAGATATTACATACAGGCCAACCCGTAATCTGAACTTCCTTCAGTGTTAAAGACAGCACTGGAATATATGCCCACGCACTGCAGCATCCTTGAATACTGGACTGAGCAGGCTAGGCGGTTCCAGGAAATACCTGCCTAATTGGGCACAAGTGCACGATGATCTTAGCCATGATTTAAAGGCTTCTTCTCTTGAGTGGAGCTTGACTACCTCGCACTCATGCACTAAGTGGTAAAACAGCAGTGAAGAGTAGCCTTTCAGGTCTTAGCCTGCATAGTGGAATTTCATTTTGGGAGATATTTAATCTTTATTTTTGGCGCAACAATAATTTAATACACAAAAAAGCATCGACAATTTAAGGGATCAAATAGCAAAGACATATATGAGATGACTTTACAAACCGATTGAGCATGAACCAGTTCTGCATTTTTGTTGCATAACTTTGAACATTGTAGAGCTAAACGTTATTTTGTAATCaatgatatatttattaaaaatattgaCAGTGAAATAGGTTTTGTCAGTACAGGTTCATCCTTTCTGAACTTCAAGTCAAGTAACAGTTTCCTGTATGGTTActgagggaataaaaaaaaaaaaactatcaccaAATTAATTTAGGCTTAAAAATAATATACCTATTAGTTGAGAGCGAAATCGTAGAATATTTTGTAGAAATGAGGTTTAAGTTTACAGCAACTCCAGAAAAAATAAGGTTCCAAGCAATATCAGGATTCAGTGCTCTTGGCCTACAGACATTGTAATTAGACAATTAGATGAAGAGTGAATCACCCATCAACACGTCAAAAGGCACAGTGTTTCTCTTGGTACCACGTTCAGTTCAGTAGTGCAAGGGCATGAAATATCTTTGAACATTTTATATGATTAATTTGAACTACTATTTTGGTATCGT
This portion of the Pleurodeles waltl isolate 20211129_DDA chromosome 12, aPleWal1.hap1.20221129, whole genome shotgun sequence genome encodes:
- the SALL1 gene encoding sal-like protein 1 isoform X1 translates to MDVRERRAARSAGFLPMGWGRPLRPRLLSMINRNALLIIIIIAGHMRAGRRGGGGLAACRTPDLCGSSLLPWSGLGAACDSRLLMRGAADGSMSRRKQAKPQHLQSGAPLPCSGPGGPGGLHYLQLKISRELSQMMSEQEEMTSKLRNERNTEKWPPNRLNKTKDAHTCSRCCAAFIELTDLLQHKKACTKNQLVVIMSEKKSSSPSEPSSPTSLSDNPDPQTTKAVTNTDHVDCSDLPEPNSTNKEYAMDVEVSSMNHSSNTTTDTDTTSSVASSDSSTKGTSAITTSLPQPGDLTALGNFSVINSNVIIENLQSTKVAVAQFSQEARCKGAPTNRLAVPALMEQLLALQQQQIHQLQLIEQIRHQILLLASQNKELPTPSPSVAQGSLRTSANPLTTLSSHLSQQLAAAAGLAQSLASQSAIIGSVKHLPPVKLPLNNPGSTTVPPSNASSSTINVLAVAVTTPPSDKVTSSSAASQLSTPPVSSTSSPAFAISSLISPAPNPILPQPPACNSMFSSPLPSIGAATDELNSLSALVQQRKGKPPNVTAFEAKSASDESFFKHKCRFCAKVFGSDSALQIHLRSHTGERPFKCNICGNRFSTKGNLKVHFQRHKEKYPHIQMNPYPVPEHLDNIPTSTGIPYGMSIPPEKPATSWLDSKPVLSTLATAVGLPLPPTIPHMTPFIKTEETSPISESHSSGSPLGSVKSDLEAPDATNLKNNLIGQPDEGEGESLPSTNCTSEENPQLSNTSTINTSCPSTPPATDTSTNSIVTFSNPLIPLMSEQFITKFPFGGLLDAAPASETSKLQQLVENIDKKASDPNECVICHRVLSCQSALKMHYRTHTGERPFKCKVCGRAFTTKGNLKTHYSVHRAMPPLRVQHSCPICQKKFTNAVVLQQHIRMHMGGQIPNTPVTENYPESMESDTGSFDEKTLDDLDYFSDENMEDCPDSSVPDTPKSADASHDSLSSSPLPLEMSSIAALENQMKTINAGLAEQLQASLKSEANGSVEGDAMTNDSSSVGGDMESQSAGSPAMSESTYSMQALSPSNSTNDYRKSPVSEERQQRRQTHEFANGFSPAPANGGPLDLTSTHADKMVKEESFNMLFPFRERAKFRNTACDICGKTFACQSALDIHYRSHTKERPFICTVCNRGFSTKGNLKQHMLTHQMRDLPSQLFEPNSHIGTNQNSSLIPVNALSAFIKTEVNGFMHGSPQDIKEPPPSIAPSGHLAPSATSPVLLSALPRRTPKQHYCNACGKTFSSSSALQIHERTHTGEKPFACTICGRAFTTKGNLKVHMGTHMWNSTPARRGRRLSVDGPMTFLGGNAVKFPDIFQKDLISRSGNGDPSSFWNQYAAALSNGLAMKTNEISVIQNGGIPSLSGSLGNGGNSPISGLTGSLEKLQNSEPNASLAGLERMAGNDNVTTFRFTRFVEDNKEMITN